From Haloglomus litoreum, the proteins below share one genomic window:
- a CDS encoding uS10/mL48 family ribosomal protein: MPFVTRLTLQSGDRETLERVVTDIKERAERKGVELRGPNPEPQRDVTAPQYQRLDPDGGRFEGWTYPVYVRSIVIVGHDEFARNVAGADYPSSIHIEADIEQVSNPG, from the coding sequence ATGCCGTTCGTGACTCGGCTCACGCTCCAGTCCGGGGACCGCGAGACGCTCGAGCGGGTCGTCACCGACATCAAGGAGCGCGCCGAGCGCAAGGGGGTCGAACTCCGGGGACCGAACCCCGAACCACAGCGGGACGTGACGGCGCCCCAGTACCAGCGGCTCGACCCCGATGGTGGCCGGTTCGAGGGCTGGACCTACCCCGTCTACGTCCGCTCCATCGTCATCGTGGGTCACGACGAGTTCGCCCGGAACGTGGCCGGCGCGGACTACCCGTCCAGTATCCACATCGAAGCTGACATCGAACAGGTCAGCAACCCCGGCTAG
- a CDS encoding HVO_0649 family zinc finger protein has product MAVQGPTGTTALDRMRDRLTRTESRCPECGSDAAEWTCRTDGGRVRYERTCPSCGAVASRTLRLRR; this is encoded by the coding sequence ATGGCAGTGCAAGGCCCCACAGGAACCACCGCGCTCGACCGGATGCGGGACCGACTGACCCGGACGGAGTCGCGGTGTCCGGAGTGTGGAAGCGACGCCGCGGAGTGGACCTGTCGGACCGACGGTGGTCGGGTCCGCTACGAGCGGACCTGTCCCTCGTGTGGGGCGGTCGCGAGCCGCACCCTCCGGTTGCGACGCTAG
- a CDS encoding enoyl-CoA hydratase/isomerase family protein has translation MSDEFENFRVTDEDGIRHVVIDSTSKMNAMNRTMIDELTDIFVRLEDDRPRCLVMTGSDGVFCAGGDVLDLGSADAATPARGFRKGAAVLHDAMLHLHQAEVPVVTGVNGPAVGAGFSLAIAGDYTIASEDAYFQYGYPKIGMTGDGGSTFYLPRTVNRREAKRLVLLNERVEAPEAVERGLATEVVAEDEYDDRLDEVVEQIAEGPTVALGRTMRLLDESYANDMPTQLAHETQGMADCAQTDDHLEGITAFAQKRDPEFEGE, from the coding sequence GTGAGCGACGAATTCGAGAACTTCCGCGTGACCGACGAGGACGGCATCCGGCACGTCGTCATCGACAGCACGAGCAAGATGAACGCGATGAACCGGACGATGATCGACGAGCTGACGGACATCTTCGTCCGGCTCGAGGACGACCGACCCCGGTGTCTCGTCATGACGGGCTCGGACGGCGTGTTCTGTGCCGGTGGCGACGTTCTCGACCTCGGGAGCGCCGACGCCGCGACACCCGCACGTGGCTTCCGGAAGGGCGCGGCCGTCCTCCACGACGCGATGCTCCACCTCCATCAGGCAGAGGTTCCCGTCGTGACGGGCGTCAACGGGCCGGCCGTCGGCGCGGGCTTCTCGCTGGCCATCGCCGGCGACTACACCATCGCCTCCGAGGACGCCTACTTCCAGTACGGCTACCCGAAGATCGGCATGACGGGCGACGGGGGCTCGACCTTCTACCTCCCCCGGACCGTCAACCGGCGCGAGGCCAAACGACTCGTACTGCTCAACGAGCGCGTCGAGGCACCCGAGGCCGTCGAGCGCGGCCTCGCCACCGAGGTCGTCGCCGAGGACGAGTACGACGACCGCCTCGACGAGGTCGTCGAGCAGATCGCCGAAGGGCCCACGGTCGCGCTCGGCCGGACGATGCGACTGCTCGATGAGTCGTACGCCAACGACATGCCGACGCAACTAGCCCACGAGACGCAGGGGATGGCCGACTGCGCGCAGACGGACGACCATCTGGAGGGCATCACGGCGTTCGCCCAGAAGCGCGACCCCGAGTTCGAGGGGGAGTGA
- a CDS encoding class I SAM-dependent methyltransferase, whose amino-acid sequence MPATDTNIQSHRTPGSDGSRGSDGTPSTTRPKSADDIADLYADVADSLHRWRWADRLVTGRYRERQFGAASGCVLDVACGTGTNFPYLPVDVDLVGIDISPEMLANAREALDRLPLEGSLRRMDAQSLAFPADSFDTVVSALSTCTFPDPIEALQEMERVCKPDGRILLLEHGRSEVGPLARFQDWRAEAHYEKRGCRWDQEPVALVEQAGLPVVDEWTALLGTVTGIETAPR is encoded by the coding sequence ATGCCAGCGACAGACACGAACATCCAATCGCACAGGACGCCCGGTTCCGACGGGAGCCGTGGCAGCGACGGAACGCCGTCGACTACCCGCCCGAAGTCCGCCGACGACATCGCGGACCTGTACGCGGACGTGGCGGATTCCCTCCACCGGTGGCGCTGGGCCGACCGCCTCGTCACCGGTCGCTACCGGGAGCGACAGTTCGGCGCCGCCAGCGGCTGCGTGCTCGACGTGGCCTGCGGGACCGGGACCAACTTCCCGTACCTTCCCGTCGATGTCGACCTGGTCGGCATCGACATCAGTCCCGAGATGCTCGCGAACGCGCGTGAGGCGCTCGACCGCCTGCCGCTGGAGGGGTCACTCCGCCGGATGGACGCACAGTCCCTGGCGTTCCCGGCCGACAGTTTCGACACCGTCGTCTCGGCGCTCTCCACGTGTACGTTCCCGGACCCCATCGAGGCCCTCCAAGAGATGGAGCGCGTCTGCAAGCCGGACGGACGCATCCTGCTGCTGGAACACGGGCGGAGCGAGGTCGGGCCCCTCGCCCGGTTCCAGGACTGGCGCGCCGAGGCCCACTACGAGAAGCGGGGCTGCCGCTGGGACCAGGAGCCGGTCGCACTGGTGGAGCAGGCGGGCCTCCCGGTCGTCGATGAGTGGACCGCACTCCTTGGAACCGTCACCGGAATCGAGACGGCTCCCCGTTGA
- a CDS encoding DUF7351 domain-containing protein, translating to MTGESGVAEMFGLLADETRVDILRAVALAEHERTGRGAGAVRLRFSEIYDRVDAENTSRFSYHLGELTGTYLRKTEEGYEFTHAGERIVRFILSGNYEVLEGFGSEPVDGVCPFCGAEALAASLSERHVHISCGACERPVAGLPVTPAQTRDRDAEAVIRSVRRKSIRDYRQIRNGVCPTCSGWLAADVVDGSDGPLPEADSFLVTSECRECLRQYNAPLTYSVAYHPASVAFHWDRGIDVTTVPAWEFGERLREGQWTSERRSSGPGTYEVTLRAGDDALRFRLDDTAAVTRTERVRRGRGGEPDN from the coding sequence ATGACTGGCGAGTCTGGGGTGGCGGAGATGTTCGGCCTGCTAGCGGACGAGACGCGGGTGGACATCCTGCGCGCCGTCGCGCTCGCGGAGCACGAGCGCACCGGGCGCGGGGCGGGCGCAGTCCGCCTGCGGTTCTCCGAGATATACGACCGCGTGGATGCCGAGAACACGTCCCGGTTCTCCTACCATCTCGGGGAGTTGACCGGGACCTACCTCCGCAAGACCGAGGAGGGGTACGAGTTCACCCACGCGGGCGAACGCATCGTCCGGTTCATCCTCTCGGGGAACTACGAGGTGCTGGAGGGGTTCGGGTCGGAACCGGTCGACGGCGTCTGTCCGTTCTGCGGGGCGGAGGCGCTCGCGGCGTCGCTCTCCGAGCGACACGTCCATATCAGCTGTGGGGCCTGCGAGCGGCCGGTCGCGGGGCTGCCGGTGACCCCCGCACAGACGCGTGATCGGGATGCCGAAGCGGTCATCCGGAGTGTCAGGCGGAAGAGCATCCGGGACTACCGGCAGATACGGAACGGCGTCTGTCCGACCTGTAGCGGCTGGCTCGCCGCCGATGTCGTCGACGGGTCGGACGGCCCCCTTCCGGAGGCGGACAGCTTCCTCGTGACCAGCGAGTGTCGGGAGTGCCTCCGCCAGTACAACGCCCCGCTGACCTACAGCGTGGCCTATCACCCCGCTTCCGTGGCGTTCCACTGGGACCGGGGGATCGACGTGACGACGGTACCGGCCTGGGAGTTCGGGGAGCGGCTCCGGGAGGGCCAGTGGACCTCGGAACGTCGGTCGTCGGGACCGGGGACCTACGAGGTGACGCTCAGGGCCGGCGACGACGCGCTGCGCTTCCGACTGGACGACACCGCGGCCGTCACCCGGACCGAGCGCGTGCGGCGCGGGCGCGGTGGCGAGCCAGATAATTGA
- a CDS encoding SDR family oxidoreductase — translation MSLERPDLEGSTAFITGTTRGIGKAIALDLAEQGCNIVSTGKTSENNDYGDDKGLEGTIEQTARECEEKGVEALPIELNVRDEEIVENAVEEAVDHFGEVNILINNASAIQPANVEDLPANRFDLLTDVNIRGTYITSRAMIPHLRDADEDAWILTNAPAARTDRKVGGSAYAWSKMGMSFVTLSLAGELAGDDIGCNSFWPVTAIDTRATRHFGMGTEDDWRTPQVVSDTVLGILNEDPAEFTGNAVYDEDFLVERGITDFSEYNLTEGDPHPMSAQMVDPNYERPAELQ, via the coding sequence ATGAGTCTGGAGCGACCCGACCTCGAAGGCAGCACTGCGTTCATCACCGGCACCACGCGCGGCATCGGCAAGGCCATCGCGCTCGACCTGGCCGAGCAGGGCTGCAACATCGTCTCCACCGGCAAGACCAGCGAGAACAACGACTACGGCGACGACAAGGGCCTCGAGGGGACCATCGAGCAGACCGCCCGCGAGTGCGAGGAGAAGGGCGTCGAGGCACTCCCCATCGAACTGAACGTCCGCGACGAGGAGATCGTCGAGAACGCCGTCGAGGAGGCGGTCGACCACTTCGGCGAGGTGAACATCCTCATCAACAACGCGAGCGCCATCCAGCCCGCCAACGTCGAGGACCTGCCGGCGAACCGGTTCGACCTCCTGACCGACGTGAACATCCGCGGGACGTACATCACCTCGCGAGCGATGATCCCGCACCTGCGCGACGCCGACGAGGACGCGTGGATCCTGACGAACGCGCCCGCGGCCCGGACCGACCGGAAGGTCGGCGGCTCGGCCTACGCCTGGTCGAAGATGGGGATGAGCTTCGTCACGCTCTCGCTGGCCGGCGAACTGGCCGGCGACGACATCGGCTGCAACTCCTTCTGGCCCGTCACCGCCATCGACACCCGCGCGACACGGCACTTCGGGATGGGTACCGAGGACGACTGGCGGACCCCGCAGGTCGTCTCGGACACCGTGCTGGGTATCCTGAACGAGGACCCCGCCGAGTTCACCGGGAACGCCGTCTACGACGAGGACTTCCTCGTCGAGCGGGGCATCACGGACTTCTCGGAGTACAACCTCACCGAGGGCGACCCGCACCCGATGTCCGCACAGATGGTCGACCCGAACTACGAGCGACCCGCCGAACTGCAGTAA
- a CDS encoding TIGR04024 family LLM class F420-dependent oxidoreductase, protein MTFDAALDGTLMLSDHSTIDEAVAQAGRYEDHGFERVSMGEVTGWNIVPVLTAIGRETGIGISNDVFSPPSRSPAMLAQTALTLHEASDGDYRMGLGPSSPALVERWHSGEFEPALRRTRETIDIVRAVYEGGKVSYDGDVYELGGMGYDRQVPDDPPAIDLATLGPKAVEMTGRFADGWVPQLFTADGLRDRLEDLERGADLGDRSVDDVRVAPLVRTFAHEDGDHARSMARQMVSFLVGAYGPFYGNSVAEQGYPEAVEEIRAAWEEKDTAAMAAALPDEALEALAAAGTPEEVREHYRKLAAIDGVDAVRCAFVAGMSQDDKETTMATLAEL, encoded by the coding sequence ATGACATTCGATGCGGCGCTGGACGGGACGCTGATGTTGTCGGACCACTCCACCATCGACGAGGCCGTCGCACAGGCCGGGCGCTACGAGGACCACGGGTTCGAGCGCGTCTCGATGGGGGAGGTGACCGGGTGGAACATCGTGCCCGTCCTCACGGCCATCGGCCGGGAGACGGGTATCGGCATCTCCAACGACGTGTTCTCGCCGCCGTCGCGCTCGCCCGCCATGCTGGCCCAGACCGCGCTCACGCTCCACGAGGCCAGCGACGGGGACTACCGGATGGGGCTGGGGCCGTCCTCGCCCGCGCTGGTCGAGCGCTGGCACTCCGGGGAGTTCGAGCCCGCACTCCGGCGGACCCGCGAGACCATCGACATCGTCCGTGCCGTCTACGAGGGCGGCAAGGTGTCCTACGACGGCGACGTCTACGAGCTGGGCGGGATGGGCTACGACCGGCAGGTGCCCGACGATCCGCCCGCCATCGACCTCGCGACGCTCGGCCCGAAGGCGGTGGAGATGACGGGCCGGTTCGCCGACGGCTGGGTCCCGCAGCTGTTCACGGCCGACGGCCTCCGCGACCGGCTCGAGGACCTCGAACGCGGCGCCGACCTCGGGGACCGCTCGGTCGACGACGTGCGCGTCGCGCCGCTGGTCCGAACGTTCGCCCACGAGGACGGCGACCACGCGCGCTCGATGGCCCGGCAGATGGTGTCCTTCCTCGTCGGCGCGTACGGTCCGTTCTACGGCAACTCCGTCGCCGAGCAGGGGTACCCGGAGGCCGTCGAGGAGATCCGCGCGGCGTGGGAGGAGAAGGACACGGCTGCCATGGCCGCGGCACTCCCGGACGAGGCGCTCGAGGCACTCGCGGCCGCGGGCACGCCCGAGGAGGTCCGCGAGCACTACCGGAAGCTGGCAGCCATCGACGGCGTGGACGCCGTCCGGTGTGCGTTCGTGGCGGGGATGAGCCAGGACGACAAGGAGACGACGATGGCCACACTGGCGGAGCTGTAA
- a CDS encoding DUF7557 family protein: MPRVELSEETVERLDALKIDDESYDEVVTELINIYEAEELTISYGSGGGNV, encoded by the coding sequence ATGCCGCGAGTCGAACTCTCCGAGGAGACCGTCGAGCGGCTGGACGCACTGAAGATCGACGACGAGAGCTACGACGAGGTCGTCACGGAACTCATCAACATCTACGAGGCCGAGGAGCTGACCATCTCCTACGGGAGCGGCGGCGGCAACGTCTGA
- a CDS encoding glycosyltransferase family 2 protein: MSDAPRLEVAMPTHESAAVIEGALAHLRRSEAACEPTVERLLVVDDESDDDTVDLARQAANEAGWGFEAIIEPCSLPEARERAIAAVEADWFLFLDDDVRVRESYLDDLFGAVGPLVGGVQGRKGTRTEHPTDWVRRRARRGGTHASLVRTEAARGVDFPDDLHVLEDEWLRRHVDAGGWLWVLNHRARFDHDSMERHPIGWQEGYLGGKYGLSTIQDVALNVPFALATGRSPLPHAKRTAGWLRGYLDRERGRAPSAELPE, translated from the coding sequence ATGTCCGACGCCCCGCGCCTGGAGGTGGCGATGCCGACCCACGAGAGCGCCGCCGTCATCGAGGGCGCGCTGGCACACCTCCGCCGGAGCGAGGCGGCCTGCGAGCCGACCGTCGAGCGCCTGCTCGTCGTCGACGACGAGAGCGACGACGACACCGTCGACCTGGCGCGGCAGGCCGCCAACGAGGCCGGCTGGGGCTTCGAGGCCATCATCGAGCCGTGTTCGCTCCCGGAGGCACGCGAGCGAGCCATCGCGGCCGTCGAGGCCGACTGGTTCCTCTTCCTCGACGACGACGTCCGGGTGCGCGAGTCGTATCTCGACGACCTGTTCGGCGCCGTCGGGCCGCTCGTGGGTGGCGTGCAGGGCCGGAAGGGCACCCGGACCGAGCACCCGACCGACTGGGTCCGGCGGCGCGCCCGGCGGGGCGGCACGCACGCCTCGCTCGTCCGGACCGAGGCCGCTCGCGGCGTCGACTTCCCCGACGACCTGCACGTGCTGGAGGACGAGTGGCTCCGCCGCCACGTCGACGCCGGCGGCTGGCTCTGGGTGCTGAACCACCGCGCGCGCTTCGACCACGACTCCATGGAACGCCACCCCATCGGCTGGCAGGAGGGCTACCTCGGCGGGAAGTACGGCCTCTCGACGATACAGGACGTGGCACTCAACGTCCCGTTCGCGCTCGCGACCGGCCGCTCGCCCCTCCCCCACGCGAAGCGGACGGCCGGATGGCTCCGCGGCTACCTCGACCGCGAGCGAGGGCGGGCGCCGTCGGCCGAACTCCCGGAGTGA
- a CDS encoding sulfatase produces MTERPNIVWITLDSVRRDRTTLGGHHRDTTPRMQALADEPAGQDLSACFAHSQWTLGSSGSILTGTYPSHSRIGMEGDRVPDELTTVPELFRDVGYRTACLSRNSHVSAATGLDRGFDRFEWLAADTLLEAAGPRSLVKYALNIRRHSAGLTPDTAKHATPYLMNDIATRWLDDLADAEPFLFYLHYNEPHRPYYPPLPWLDRYTADLDITAREAADISMDIHRNLMKRVAAGCDLSDREMAALKAMYDAEVAYTDEMVGRLVEAVRERVPGDTVVVVTADHGELFGEHGLLSHRWVLDDALINVPTVVHGADLDVADDDLVQHVDLLQTLLARAGGDTAQLQGIDLDERERDYVVAQRSPMDFEGLLGADPDYDTSRFHSGLLTALRTREFKYQTSGERSELFALPNETIDATDEYPEMAEELAALTESWLADEGAPVGEAQHAEFDDAMRKQLADLGYLE; encoded by the coding sequence ATGACCGAGCGGCCGAACATCGTCTGGATCACCCTCGACAGCGTCCGCCGCGACCGGACCACGCTCGGCGGCCACCACCGCGATACGACGCCGCGCATGCAGGCGCTGGCCGACGAGCCGGCGGGCCAGGACCTCTCGGCCTGCTTCGCGCACAGCCAGTGGACGCTGGGCTCCAGCGGCTCCATCCTCACCGGCACCTACCCCTCGCACAGCCGCATCGGGATGGAGGGCGACCGGGTCCCCGACGAGCTGACGACGGTCCCCGAGCTGTTCCGCGATGTCGGCTACCGGACGGCCTGCCTCTCCCGGAACTCGCACGTTAGCGCGGCAACCGGGCTGGACCGCGGGTTCGACCGCTTCGAGTGGCTCGCCGCCGACACGCTCCTGGAGGCGGCCGGCCCCCGCTCGCTCGTGAAGTACGCCCTGAACATCCGCCGGCACTCCGCCGGCCTCACACCCGACACCGCGAAGCACGCGACGCCGTACCTGATGAACGACATCGCGACGCGGTGGCTCGACGACCTCGCCGACGCGGAGCCGTTCCTGTTCTACCTCCACTACAACGAGCCACACCGGCCGTACTACCCGCCGCTGCCGTGGCTCGACCGCTACACCGCGGACCTCGACATCACGGCCCGGGAGGCCGCGGACATCTCGATGGACATCCACCGGAACCTGATGAAGCGGGTCGCCGCGGGCTGTGACCTCTCCGATCGGGAGATGGCCGCGCTGAAGGCGATGTACGACGCCGAGGTCGCCTACACCGACGAGATGGTCGGCCGCCTGGTCGAGGCGGTGCGCGAGCGGGTCCCCGGGGACACCGTCGTCGTCGTCACGGCCGACCACGGGGAGCTGTTCGGCGAGCACGGCCTGCTCTCGCACCGCTGGGTCCTCGACGACGCGCTCATCAACGTCCCCACGGTCGTCCACGGTGCGGACCTCGACGTCGCGGACGACGACCTGGTCCAGCACGTCGACCTCCTGCAGACGCTACTGGCACGGGCGGGCGGCGACACCGCCCAGCTGCAGGGCATCGACCTCGACGAGCGCGAGCGCGACTACGTCGTCGCCCAGCGCTCGCCGATGGACTTCGAGGGGCTGCTCGGCGCGGACCCCGACTACGACACCTCCCGGTTCCACAGCGGCCTGCTGACGGCGCTGCGGACACGCGAGTTCAAGTACCAGACCAGCGGGGAGCGCTCGGAGCTGTTCGCGCTCCCCAACGAGACGATCGACGCGACCGACGAGTACCCCGAGATGGCCGAGGAACTCGCCGCGCTCACCGAGTCCTGGCTCGCCGACGAGGGCGCGCCGGTCGGCGAGGCCCAGCACGCCGAGTTCGACGACGCGATGCGCAAGCAACTGGCCGACCTCGGCTACCTGGAGTGA
- a CDS encoding sulfatase-like hydrolase/transferase, whose product MPSVALVVLDTLRKDRFDEQFDWLPGTRFERAYAPSHYTVPSHAGLFTGHYPSETGTNAESHEFDPPMPTLAERCREAGLTTRAFTANANVTREFDWDRGFDHFDGAWNCRHANAEADVFEWNAFIREHSDEGPARYAKALWACLTSDCDTLASLRHGAEIKYRTHTVEDSGAREALEYVRGTDFDDEEFLFVNLMEAHAPWDPPEAYRSVDLDVHPGFEETVRGDEIDGDRVRQAYDDSVRYLSDIYRDIYAELDAEFDHVVTCSDHGEMLGEHGIWGHGYGLYPELTHVPLVVSGLGGADERDETVGLLDVHRTVLELAGAVPDGGPESATGRGRDLREPLEPTEGVLTEYLGLNWFRRRTLAEADYADAADFDERLYGIALDEDYYGFETLDGFRAEGSTSVADPRARMASLVDDLTYHRGRKDGEYSEAVMEQLADLGYA is encoded by the coding sequence ATGCCGAGTGTCGCCCTCGTCGTGCTGGACACCCTCCGCAAGGACCGGTTCGACGAGCAGTTCGACTGGCTCCCCGGAACCCGCTTCGAGCGCGCGTACGCCCCGAGCCACTACACGGTGCCCTCCCACGCCGGCCTGTTCACGGGCCACTACCCGAGCGAGACGGGGACGAACGCCGAGTCCCACGAGTTCGACCCGCCGATGCCGACCCTGGCCGAGCGCTGCCGCGAGGCCGGGCTGACGACCCGGGCCTTCACCGCGAACGCGAACGTCACCCGCGAGTTCGACTGGGACCGCGGTTTCGACCACTTCGACGGGGCCTGGAACTGCCGACACGCCAACGCCGAAGCCGACGTGTTCGAGTGGAACGCCTTCATCCGCGAGCACAGCGACGAGGGGCCCGCACGCTACGCGAAGGCGCTCTGGGCCTGCCTCACCTCGGACTGCGACACGCTCGCGTCGCTCCGCCACGGCGCCGAGATCAAGTACCGCACCCACACCGTCGAGGACAGCGGCGCGCGGGAGGCCCTGGAGTACGTCCGAGGGACCGATTTCGACGACGAGGAGTTCCTGTTCGTCAACCTGATGGAGGCCCACGCGCCGTGGGACCCGCCGGAGGCGTACCGCTCCGTGGACCTCGACGTCCACCCCGGCTTCGAGGAGACCGTCCGGGGCGACGAGATCGATGGCGACCGGGTCCGGCAGGCGTACGACGACTCGGTCCGGTACCTCTCGGACATCTACCGCGATATCTACGCCGAACTGGACGCCGAGTTCGACCACGTCGTCACCTGCTCGGACCACGGCGAGATGCTCGGGGAGCACGGTATCTGGGGGCACGGCTACGGGCTCTACCCGGAGCTGACGCACGTCCCGCTCGTCGTCTCGGGACTCGGCGGTGCCGACGAGCGCGACGAGACCGTCGGGCTCCTCGACGTCCATCGGACGGTTCTCGAACTCGCGGGTGCCGTACCCGACGGGGGCCCGGAGAGCGCGACCGGCCGCGGGCGGGACCTCCGCGAGCCGCTCGAACCGACCGAGGGCGTTCTCACCGAGTACCTCGGGCTGAACTGGTTCCGCCGGCGGACCCTCGCCGAGGCCGACTACGCCGACGCCGCCGACTTCGACGAACGCCTCTACGGAATCGCGCTCGACGAGGACTACTACGGGTTCGAGACGCTCGACGGGTTCCGGGCCGAGGGGTCGACCTCGGTCGCGGACCCACGGGCCCGGATGGCGTCGCTCGTCGACGACCTGACCTACCACCGGGGCCGGAAGGACGGGGAGTACTCCGAGGCCGTCATGGAGCAGCTGGCCGACCTGGGCTACGCCTGA
- a CDS encoding alpha/beta fold hydrolase: MTIQDHRVDADGVGLHYLRVDPPEGDGGPPVVCLHGGIVDSARCSWGGVIEPLAAGLGRPVLAPDLAGYGDSDRPVAAYSTAYHVEAVRGFCDALGLARVDLCGLSLGGGVALGLALADERVERLVAIDSFGLGTELSNGLLTWALAQAPVLNRLSLALLARSRRLARASLGSIVVDPDSVPDEAVDELFALLQREDPGHAFRQWRAAEVTRQGYATSYVPLLPELQQPVLFLHGAADEVFPPAWSERAADLAPDGECVVLDDCAHWPPRERPEAVLEQVSRFLGEA; the protein is encoded by the coding sequence GTGACGATACAGGACCATCGTGTCGACGCGGACGGGGTCGGGCTGCACTACCTCCGCGTGGACCCGCCCGAGGGTGACGGCGGGCCGCCGGTCGTCTGCCTGCACGGGGGCATCGTCGACTCGGCGCGGTGCTCGTGGGGCGGTGTCATCGAGCCGCTGGCGGCCGGACTCGGCCGACCGGTCCTCGCGCCGGACCTGGCGGGCTACGGCGACAGCGACCGGCCGGTCGCGGCCTACTCGACCGCCTATCACGTGGAGGCCGTCCGGGGGTTCTGCGACGCGCTCGGTCTCGCACGTGTGGACCTGTGCGGGCTGTCGCTGGGTGGCGGCGTGGCCCTCGGACTGGCGCTGGCCGACGAGCGGGTCGAGCGGCTGGTCGCCATCGACAGCTTCGGCCTCGGCACGGAGCTGTCGAACGGACTGCTGACGTGGGCGCTGGCCCAGGCGCCGGTGCTGAACCGGCTGTCGCTCGCGCTGCTCGCGCGGTCGCGGCGGCTGGCCCGGGCGAGCCTCGGGAGCATCGTCGTCGACCCGGACTCGGTGCCGGACGAGGCCGTCGACGAACTGTTCGCGTTGCTCCAGCGCGAGGACCCGGGCCACGCCTTCCGGCAGTGGCGCGCGGCCGAAGTGACCCGTCAGGGGTACGCGACCTCGTACGTCCCGCTCCTCCCGGAACTGCAGCAGCCGGTGCTGTTCCTGCACGGTGCCGCGGACGAGGTGTTCCCGCCGGCGTGGTCCGAACGGGCGGCCGACCTCGCCCCGGATGGGGAGTGCGTGGTGCTGGACGACTGTGCCCACTGGCCGCCGCGCGAGCGCCCGGAGGCGGTGCTCGAGCAGGTCTCGCGGTTCCTGGGCGAGGCGTGA
- a CDS encoding hemolysin family protein, whose product MSPLEIGIRLVAGVLLILANGFFVAIEFALTRARQFSEEEFVDGTPALERAWEMTQDLELYLTTCQVGITASSIAVGIVAEPALAALFEPLFGGTVLATIGAGALLAYLIINLVHLTHGEQTPTYLGVERSRFVCRYGARPLHWFYVLISPIITLGDWVAKGTLKLFGVEMSGAWLEAEEDVIESRAQLRTRMSSLLQQGEVSGERHEEVLNALAAGTTEVREVMVDAADIVYLSTTASVEENLRQVSETPHTRYPLIGESPDDFVGVVYVPSIVNRMAALEAGEVSFAEIAAPPMTVSADTTVSDAFDQFQAESQELALVLSDGEVVGLLTATDALETVMGDLEDPLDQAH is encoded by the coding sequence ATGAGTCCTCTCGAGATTGGCATCCGACTGGTCGCCGGGGTACTGTTGATCCTCGCCAACGGGTTCTTCGTCGCCATCGAGTTCGCCCTCACGCGCGCTCGGCAGTTCTCCGAGGAGGAGTTCGTGGACGGCACGCCCGCGCTCGAGCGGGCCTGGGAGATGACCCAGGACCTGGAACTCTACCTGACGACGTGCCAGGTCGGCATCACCGCCTCCAGCATCGCCGTCGGTATCGTCGCGGAGCCGGCCCTGGCGGCACTGTTCGAGCCGCTGTTCGGCGGGACGGTGCTGGCGACCATCGGCGCCGGTGCGCTGCTGGCCTACCTCATCATCAACCTGGTCCACCTGACCCACGGGGAGCAGACCCCGACCTACCTCGGCGTCGAGCGGTCCCGGTTCGTCTGCCGGTACGGGGCGAGGCCGCTGCACTGGTTCTACGTCCTGATCTCGCCGATCATCACGCTCGGCGACTGGGTGGCGAAGGGGACGCTGAAGCTGTTCGGCGTCGAGATGAGCGGCGCGTGGCTGGAGGCCGAGGAGGATGTCATCGAGTCACGCGCCCAGCTCCGGACCCGCATGAGCTCGCTACTCCAGCAGGGTGAGGTCTCCGGCGAGCGACACGAGGAGGTGCTGAACGCGCTCGCGGCCGGCACGACCGAGGTCCGCGAGGTGATGGTCGACGCGGCCGACATCGTCTACCTCTCGACCACGGCGTCGGTCGAGGAGAACCTCCGGCAGGTCTCCGAGACGCCACACACCCGGTACCCCCTCATCGGGGAGTCGCCCGACGACTTCGTCGGCGTGGTGTACGTGCCCAGCATCGTCAACCGGATGGCGGCGCTGGAGGCGGGCGAGGTGTCGTTCGCGGAGATCGCGGCCCCGCCGATGACGGTGTCGGCGGACACGACGGTCAGCGACGCGTTCGACCAGTTCCAGGCCGAGAGCCAGGAACTTGCGCTGGTGCTATCCGACGGGGAGGTGGTGGGACTCCTCACGGCGACGGACGCGCTGGAGACCGTCATGGGCGACCTGGAGGACCCGCTGGACCAGGCACACTGA